A section of the Corynebacterium tuberculostearicum genome encodes:
- a CDS encoding ABC transporter substrate-binding protein has translation MKIFGRRTMGAVAMLSAGAVALGACSRGEGDETAQVTDAASEQRVASLGLGDADTLLALGITPVTVAPWGAEGDGDPSGVGPWAEELLGEAKPEVIYNTATGFTADTFEQVTAADPTQIIAVNQAVDARTKGSLEEIAPTTVKPNGYEDWQVPWEKQVETIADAVGKEDEGDKLIDDTEKAFEEFRHEHAELQDKSAAIVMPYDGKIGLYTEEDGRGQFIEDLGMEIPDALQGDGGSFFVDIAPENYAKLNQVDYLFVLDYNGSSDVLKKDKTFQGLDIVKDGRVRYLDTDTGNAMSMPNPVTIPWAVDKFEEKL, from the coding sequence ATGAAGATTTTCGGCCGTCGCACTATGGGTGCAGTAGCAATGCTTTCCGCCGGAGCCGTAGCTTTAGGCGCTTGCTCGCGTGGTGAAGGCGATGAAACAGCTCAGGTGACCGACGCTGCCAGCGAGCAGCGCGTGGCTAGCCTGGGTCTAGGTGATGCCGACACGCTGCTTGCCCTGGGGATCACTCCCGTAACGGTGGCGCCGTGGGGTGCTGAGGGCGATGGTGACCCTTCTGGCGTCGGTCCCTGGGCAGAGGAACTTTTGGGTGAGGCAAAGCCTGAGGTGATTTATAATACCGCAACCGGATTTACCGCGGATACCTTTGAGCAGGTCACCGCGGCTGACCCCACCCAGATCATTGCGGTGAACCAGGCGGTGGATGCACGCACGAAGGGATCCCTGGAAGAAATCGCGCCTACCACCGTCAAGCCGAACGGCTATGAAGACTGGCAGGTACCCTGGGAAAAGCAGGTAGAGACCATCGCGGATGCGGTGGGCAAAGAAGACGAAGGCGATAAGCTTATCGATGACACCGAAAAGGCCTTCGAGGAATTTCGCCACGAGCACGCGGAATTGCAGGATAAGTCTGCGGCCATCGTCATGCCTTATGACGGCAAAATTGGCCTATACACCGAGGAGGATGGACGTGGACAATTTATCGAGGACCTTGGCATGGAGATCCCCGATGCATTGCAGGGCGATGGCGGCAGCTTCTTCGTCGACATTGCCCCAGAAAACTACGCGAAGCTTAACCAGGTTGATTACCTCTTTGTCCTGGACTACAACGGCTCCTCCGATGTCTTGAAGAAGGATAAGACTTTCCAAGGCCTCGACATTGTCAAGGATGGTCGCGTGCGCTACTTGGATACCGATACCGGCAATGCCATGAGTATGCCCAACCCGGTGACCATCCCCTGGGCCGTAGATAAATTTGAAGAGAAACTGTAA
- a CDS encoding FecCD family ABC transporter permease, which translates to MSATTMDGQQIQSDSAADSPTTTGTPATVVARAQSHKMLLVAIILASLVLAVVSLAVGSRSIPPEEVIAALHGAGEQDIRDIVWNLRMPRTFLAYFAGAALAVAGVLAQSWTRNPLADPGFIGVTAGASFFVALGTAIGIATSTSMRTALALVGAGITTLLVLAVSRRFEDPLTLILVGAGVSAALGSGATIIGLYSTDVLDSMRRWTIGSTFGRGPEDVAIAGIGLVIGVACAAMVARPLDLLAMGEESSLALGGSPTTARAGAALSVVVLAGSATAATGPIAFVGFAIPHIVRRVVGPSVATLLLPSALLGGCAVLVADITGRLIAGNSELEMSIVLAIVGAPFLIWGAHRGVGRAWGQ; encoded by the coding sequence TTGTCAGCAACCACGATGGACGGCCAACAAATCCAGTCGGATTCCGCAGCAGATAGTCCTACGACCACCGGCACCCCCGCAACGGTAGTGGCGCGGGCACAGAGTCATAAGATGCTCCTTGTCGCCATCATCCTCGCCAGCCTGGTGTTGGCGGTGGTGTCTTTGGCGGTGGGCTCCCGCTCGATTCCGCCCGAGGAGGTTATCGCTGCCCTGCACGGGGCAGGGGAGCAGGATATCCGCGATATCGTGTGGAACCTGCGAATGCCGCGCACCTTCTTGGCTTATTTCGCCGGCGCGGCCCTTGCTGTGGCAGGTGTGCTGGCGCAATCGTGGACCAGAAACCCGCTAGCGGATCCAGGATTTATTGGTGTTACCGCGGGCGCGTCCTTCTTCGTTGCCTTAGGCACGGCCATTGGCATTGCTACCTCCACCAGTATGCGGACCGCCCTCGCGCTCGTTGGCGCGGGTATTACTACGCTGCTGGTCTTAGCCGTATCGCGGCGGTTTGAGGATCCCCTGACGCTCATTCTGGTGGGCGCCGGCGTCTCCGCAGCTTTGGGATCGGGCGCGACGATCATCGGTCTATATTCCACGGACGTCCTCGATAGCATGCGGCGGTGGACCATCGGCTCGACCTTTGGCCGCGGCCCAGAAGATGTTGCGATCGCGGGCATAGGGCTAGTTATTGGCGTAGCGTGTGCGGCGATGGTGGCTAGACCCCTCGACCTTCTGGCAATGGGGGAGGAGTCCTCCCTCGCCTTGGGTGGGTCCCCCACTACCGCGCGGGCGGGCGCGGCGCTCAGTGTCGTGGTGTTGGCTGGCAGCGCAACGGCAGCAACGGGTCCCATTGCCTTCGTCGGTTTTGCCATTCCCCACATCGTGCGGCGGGTGGTGGGCCCTAGCGTTGCCACCTTGCTTTTGCCCTCTGCGCTCTTGGGCGGTTGTGCCGTGCTTGTCGCTGATATCACCGGCCGCCTCATTGCGGGGAACTCGGAGCTGGAGATGTCGATCGTCCTCGCGATAGTGGGCGCACCTTTCCTCATTTGGGGTGCTCACCGCGGCGTGGGCAGAGCATGGGGGCAATAA